cgGAGGCAAATGCCTTAGGCAGCACCCACTGACACTGTGCTCCACCCCTCCCACTGCTGGTGAAGCAGTGGCGGGGGGGTTGGCCAGATCTCACTTCTGCTGCCGTGTCTCCTCTGATGCCACCGCAGTTGCCACCCACCGTAGAAGTGAGGAGAAGCCGCTACCACTTCTCCTCACTGCTGGAAGCTGGCGCAGCCAAACGGTAAGCCACGTGACCCTGACTGTAGGGACGCgcagcagaggcagcagctgCCAGGTGAGGTGGCACCTTCCCgttttgcttcaggtggcagaacaGTCTGGGCTGCCCCTCCCACCTTCTATTAAAGTCCTGGCTAGAAAATTGTATGAAAATACCCTTGACAACAGTGCTCTTTGGAGGAGAGCTATCACTAGTTGCTTTGCAGATATTGTGTTTCAGGAGAACCAGCCCAGCCGCTTTCCCCCAGGAATGCCCGTGGTTTAGTGCTGATTTGGAGCCAATGGCAATCGAGTTTTTcacaaattgctgtttgttccatttTATAGCTGAAGAGTGTGTTTTCCAGGGAGAGGCGGTGGAGCAAAGGCAAAACCGCTTAGACCCATGTTAGAAAGCATAGGATAAGCAAAAAGCTGTTCAGAACCGTGTTTTCTAgccacaggacaagcagaagggtGGGTAAGTTCTGAGTCTACTATGCAGCAAAACACTTAGTTTGGTactaaaaataacatttataaaACACCCTACACTCAATATAAATCAATACATCTAATATAGGTGGACATTCTAAGGGTCTCTTCACTAGATCAAGCAGTATCCAGCCCTCACTTTATCCCCCATGCTCCCAGTCACCCATCCAGTTTCAGTTGCTCACTATATGCTCCCACATAACACAtgctgtgtgtgcgcgcatgtatCTGCCTTTCCGATAACAGATAGGCTTGCTGCTCTCTCCAAGTTTCTAAAAATGTGAATAGCGGAAAGCACACACATTAAACggtcttttaaaaatgttcataAAATGGTGGGGGGAATATGGGATGATATAATACAAGGCCCAGCGAGGTgcttttaaaagggttttttgtttgtttgtttttgtagtaGCTCCATTCTCAGAATGATGCAGTCATGGAGCagatggggggcgggggaggaaaggATTTGTTCCTTTTGAATTTAGTAAGGCCACTACGGCATCCAAAAGATTTGGATTCAGCCACGTTTCACATAAAAGTTACAATGGAATTATCggccgggggtgggtgggcagcaaACACATTTTGCCAGATACCTAATGTTGTTTGGTTGTTGTACCTGGAGAAAATGCAATATTCTTGTAACAGAAGTGCAACGTTGAATAAAATATGTGGGCTATGAGTTTTATGGGCCTGTTCATTGCGCAAAATGCGAATCTCAAGGAGAGTAAAGAGGCCTAAATCAAGAGTACATCAAGCGTACACTTCAATAGGTGGCAGCTTAGACTTTACCACTGGCTGTCTCATGCAATTTAATTGCCATTGTCTGGAACTGTGGCATGTATGGTATGAAAGCTTGAACAGGGGCTTCACACTTGTTGATAAAGGGATTGAGATCACTGGTTATATCTTGAGGAAACTTCATGCCTCCAACTAGAGCATTGGTGTGAAAGTGACAAACCCCATTTGAACTTTCTGTTAAAAAGATGTCATTTTCACTTTTGAGTGAGCTCATTCCTAAGTAGAACATGCTTCTCTTTGGACTGTCTTCCTCATTAAAAGTTCTATCCTGCTCTGAAGGTTCTGAAAATCCCTCAGATGAAACAACAGAAAGAgagagcttttgggggggcaggcatTCATCGCAATCAGGCAATAGCAGAAATGATTGATTTCCCACTGCCCAAGAACTGCCAGAGAAAGATGTTGGAACTAACGAATCATGGCCTAGAAAACCTCTTACAAAAGAGCTGCTTAGATCCTTTGGTGGCTCATAAAGCCCACTTGACATGGAGTTGGTGAAAATAGTCGCATATTTTATATTAGATTGTCCTGTCATTCCGCCACGGGTTTCAGCATCATGGACATTTTCAGAGAGACTATCACTATTGAAATGGCCACTAGAGCAAGCTGAGTCATGCTCCAAGTCTTGTGTGGTTGCAAACAGAGAGTC
The genomic region above belongs to Zootoca vivipara chromosome 7, rZooViv1.1, whole genome shotgun sequence and contains:
- the LOC132592483 gene encoding leptin receptor-like, producing the protein MHINHYSCRIGEPETFEHLFLKHPEALSFGPLLLESEIVLEDISIEKAMKNEDKQDLLAVDSLFATTQDLEHDSACSSGHFNSDSLSENVHDAETRGGMTGQSNIKYATIFTNSMSSGLYEPPKDLSSSFVRGFLGHDSLVPTSFSGSSWAVGNQSFLLLPDCDECLPPQKLSLSVVSSEGFSEPSEQDRTFNEEDSPKRSMFYLGMSSLKSENDIFLTESSNGVCHFHTNALVGGMKFPQDITSDLNPFINKCEAPVQAFIPYMPQFQTMAIKLHETASGKV